One genomic window of Bacillota bacterium includes the following:
- a CDS encoding NAD(P)/FAD-dependent oxidoreductase, translated as MSNTTCDVAIIGAGPASIFAAYELMTKAQKPLKVIVLEEGRSLKERRCPISTQQVDQCINCSSCSIMRGFGGAGAFSDGKYNLTTAFGGWLNEYLPDSQVMDLINYVDQINVNLGAPSKVYSSNNTELIRKALAGDLHLLQGSVRHLGTENNYAILQRLYELLEERIEFRFQTKVTAIEPETDRISLHTESGKRQEKVSAKFVIAAPGRAGAEWFSQQCKELGLKLFNNQVDIGVRVELPAEIFQPITDEVYEAKLVFRTKKYQDPVRTFCMNPHGYVVAENTDGITTVNGHSYSDPARRSGNTNFALLVSNRFTEPFNEPHQYGKRIASFSNMLGGGVLVQRFGDLINGRRTTQHRLSQSFTKPTLNATPGDLSLALPKRHLDNIIEMIYALDTVAPGTANADTLLYAVEVKFYSARIELDKQLETKVPNLFAIGDGAGVTRGLSQASASGVYVARNILARID; from the coding sequence ATGTCTAACACAACTTGTGATGTTGCCATCATCGGCGCCGGTCCTGCGTCGATTTTTGCCGCGTACGAATTGATGACCAAGGCCCAAAAGCCGCTGAAGGTCATCGTCCTGGAAGAGGGTCGCTCCCTAAAAGAGCGTCGATGTCCCATCAGTACCCAACAGGTGGATCAGTGTATCAATTGTTCCAGCTGCAGCATTATGCGGGGCTTCGGCGGTGCCGGCGCCTTTTCCGACGGGAAGTATAATCTGACTACTGCCTTTGGTGGGTGGCTCAACGAATACCTTCCTGACTCGCAGGTGATGGATCTGATCAACTACGTTGACCAGATCAACGTCAACTTGGGAGCCCCCTCCAAAGTCTACAGCTCCAACAACACCGAACTGATCCGAAAGGCCCTGGCGGGAGACCTTCACTTGCTTCAGGGATCGGTTCGACATCTAGGTACCGAAAACAACTATGCTATTTTGCAAAGACTGTACGAACTACTGGAGGAAAGAATTGAATTTCGTTTCCAGACCAAGGTGACGGCCATCGAGCCGGAGACCGATAGGATCTCATTGCACACTGAAAGCGGGAAGAGGCAGGAAAAGGTATCCGCCAAGTTTGTGATCGCTGCTCCCGGTAGAGCGGGAGCTGAGTGGTTCTCCCAGCAGTGCAAAGAGCTGGGGCTCAAGCTCTTCAATAACCAAGTGGATATCGGAGTGCGGGTAGAACTGCCCGCGGAAATTTTCCAGCCCATCACCGACGAAGTCTATGAAGCCAAGTTGGTTTTTCGTACCAAGAAGTACCAGGATCCGGTGCGTACCTTCTGCATGAATCCCCACGGCTATGTGGTGGCAGAAAACACCGACGGAATCACTACGGTCAATGGACACAGTTACAGTGATCCTGCCCGACGCAGTGGGAACACCAACTTTGCTTTGTTGGTCAGCAATCGGTTCACGGAACCCTTTAATGAGCCCCATCAATACGGAAAGCGCATTGCCTCCTTCTCCAACATGTTAGGAGGCGGAGTCCTGGTTCAAAGGTTTGGCGATCTGATCAACGGGCGACGAACGACACAACATCGCCTCAGTCAGAGCTTCACTAAACCAACGTTAAATGCTACCCCCGGTGACTTGAGTCTGGCTTTGCCCAAGCGGCACCTCGACAATATTATCGAGATGATCTATGCCCTCGACACCGTAGCTCCGGGAACTGCCAATGCCGATACCCTCTTGTATGCGGTAGAGGTGAAATTCTACAGCGCCCGTATTGAGCTGGATAAACAGCTAGAAACCAAGGTGCCCAATCTCTTTGCCATTGGCGACGGTGCCGGTGTGACTCGAGGGTTATCCCAGGCCAGTGCCAGTGGTGTCT
- a CDS encoding glycine C-acetyltransferase, with amino-acid sequence MLSQPLSFIKDELERLRSENLYNTIQTLDSPQGAWVTVNGTKMLNFCSNNYLGLAADRRLRMAAKEAIDRYGVGPGAVRSIAGTMELHKELERELAKFKKVPAVLSFQSGFAANLAVIPALVGKGDTIYSDSLNHASIIDGCRLSRATIKVYEHADMASLEERLQEPVEGRRLIITDGVFSMDGDIAPLPEIVELAKKYGAITVVDDAHGEGVLGSNGRGIVDHFNLHGQVDVEVGTLSKAMGVVGGFVAGSEELIEYLAQKARPFLFSSAVTPADVAACVAAVRTLSESDELVTKLWDNGRYFKAALEDLGFDIGQSQTPITPVILGDAGVARQFSQKLAEKQVFAQAIGFPTVPRGLARIRVMVSAAHSREDLDFGIQAFTEVGKELGVIK; translated from the coding sequence ATGCTGAGTCAACCATTGTCCTTTATCAAGGATGAATTAGAGCGACTTCGGAGCGAAAATCTGTACAATACAATCCAGACTTTGGACAGTCCCCAAGGAGCATGGGTAACGGTAAATGGAACCAAAATGCTCAACTTTTGCTCCAATAACTACCTGGGGTTAGCGGCGGATCGCCGGCTGCGTATGGCCGCTAAGGAAGCCATCGACCGCTACGGCGTCGGTCCCGGTGCGGTGCGTAGTATCGCCGGTACCATGGAGCTCCACAAAGAGCTGGAGAGGGAGCTGGCCAAATTCAAGAAGGTTCCGGCAGTCCTGTCCTTCCAATCGGGCTTTGCCGCTAATCTAGCAGTAATCCCCGCCTTGGTCGGTAAGGGCGATACTATCTACAGTGATAGCCTCAACCACGCCAGTATCATCGATGGTTGTCGCCTCAGCCGGGCAACGATTAAGGTTTACGAGCACGCCGATATGGCCAGTCTCGAGGAAAGGCTGCAGGAACCCGTTGAGGGAAGACGGTTAATTATCACCGACGGCGTCTTCAGCATGGATGGCGACATTGCTCCCCTACCGGAGATCGTTGAACTGGCCAAGAAATATGGAGCCATCACCGTGGTAGACGATGCCCATGGGGAGGGTGTATTGGGTTCCAATGGTCGAGGTATCGTCGATCACTTCAATCTTCACGGGCAAGTTGATGTCGAAGTAGGAACCCTATCCAAGGCCATGGGAGTTGTCGGCGGCTTTGTAGCGGGATCGGAGGAATTGATCGAGTATCTGGCCCAGAAGGCTCGCCCCTTCCTCTTTAGCTCAGCAGTGACCCCCGCCGATGTCGCGGCCTGTGTCGCTGCCGTGAGAACCTTGTCGGAAAGCGACGAACTGGTGACAAAACTGTGGGATAACGGCCGTTACTTCAAGGCTGCTCTAGAGGATCTAGGATTCGATATCGGGCAGAGCCAGACTCCCATTACCCCTGTGATCCTGGGAGATGCCGGAGTCGCTCGGCAGTTCAGCCAAAAACTCGCGGAAAAACAGGTTTTTGCCCAAGCCATTGGCTTCCCCACCGTTCCCCGGGGCTTGGCCCGTATCCGAGTAATGGTCTCCGCGGCCCACAGCCGAGAGGACCTAGACTTTGGTATTCAGGCTTTCACTGAAGTTGGCAAAGAGTTAGGAGTTATTAAGTAG
- the tdh gene encoding L-threonine 3-dehydrogenase, whose protein sequence is MKALRKTTAGPGLELVEVPIPEIRDDQVLVKIEVASICGTDLHIYNWDQWSQNRIKPPVTIGHEFAGRIVQLGSNVKGLELGQLVTAEGHFVCNTCYYCRTGQGHICDDVKILGVDTDGIFAEYAAIDASNVWVLPEGSDPAIGAIHDPLGNAFHAASPHKLTGQNVLITGCGPIGLFTVAVAKQAGAKQIFATDINPYRLNLAKEAGADWVINPLEDNVEEFVKDHTGLGADALIEMSGSTAALASGIAALRKGATASLLGIFSRPVELNLDEIIFNQITITGINGRRMYDTWYDMEAALAAGLDVSSIITHRFTFDEVDKAMELMNSGATGKVLLYPDGDKLKDA, encoded by the coding sequence ATGAAAGCGCTGAGAAAGACTACTGCCGGGCCCGGTCTGGAACTGGTCGAAGTGCCAATTCCAGAAATTCGCGATGATCAAGTCCTGGTGAAAATTGAGGTCGCTTCTATCTGTGGGACCGACCTCCACATTTACAACTGGGATCAATGGTCCCAGAACCGCATCAAGCCCCCGGTAACCATCGGTCATGAATTTGCCGGACGAATCGTCCAGTTGGGAAGTAATGTCAAGGGGCTGGAGCTGGGGCAATTGGTGACCGCGGAGGGCCACTTCGTTTGCAACACCTGCTATTACTGTCGGACGGGACAGGGACACATCTGCGACGATGTCAAAATCCTTGGCGTTGATACCGATGGGATTTTCGCCGAGTACGCGGCCATCGACGCCAGCAACGTCTGGGTTTTACCGGAGGGCAGCGACCCGGCCATCGGAGCGATCCACGATCCCTTGGGCAATGCCTTCCACGCAGCTTCTCCCCACAAGTTGACGGGGCAGAACGTTTTGATAACAGGGTGCGGTCCCATTGGGCTCTTCACCGTCGCGGTGGCCAAACAAGCAGGCGCCAAGCAGATCTTTGCCACGGACATTAATCCCTATCGCCTGAACCTTGCCAAAGAGGCAGGTGCCGATTGGGTAATTAACCCCCTAGAGGACAACGTCGAAGAGTTTGTAAAGGACCACACTGGTCTCGGAGCCGATGCCTTGATTGAAATGTCGGGTTCTACGGCAGCTTTGGCCAGTGGAATTGCCGCCTTGCGCAAGGGTGCAACGGCTTCCCTGTTGGGCATCTTCTCCCGACCGGTGGAACTGAATCTTGACGAAATCATCTTTAACCAGATTACCATCACCGGAATCAACGGCCGGCGCATGTATGACACCTGGTATGATATGGAAGCAGCTTTGGCAGCGGGATTGGATGTCTCCAGCATCATCACCCACCGCTTTACCTTCGATGAAGTCGACAAGGCTATGGAGCTGATGAATTCCGGCGCCACCGGCAAAGTATTGCTGTACCCCGACGGTGACAAGCTGAAGGATGCCTAG
- a CDS encoding GntR family transcriptional regulator — translation MKKAGTEGTTENRSDAIYRELKEEILLGVIPPSTVLSQNDLARRYNVSRSPVRDALKRLEQEQLIQLVPKVGALVKPDDYTDAIEVTEIRRVLEGYVAKKLAHQATYEDVSRLRQHLEEVGKAVETGDIRRFYDLEREFHRKLVETTGNKRLVHMISTAVDPLCSRAYLNYVMHSPEAAKVMHREHLDILQAIEDGDGDRAQAIMRKHIERMHAAMMQMAGYQHQLNTEIY, via the coding sequence TTGAAGAAAGCCGGCACCGAAGGCACAACGGAGAATCGTTCCGACGCCATCTACCGAGAACTAAAGGAAGAAATTCTATTGGGGGTAATCCCTCCCAGCACTGTGTTAAGTCAAAACGATTTAGCCCGCCGCTATAACGTCAGTCGCTCGCCGGTCCGGGACGCACTGAAGCGCTTGGAGCAGGAACAGCTAATTCAGCTGGTTCCCAAGGTAGGCGCTCTGGTTAAGCCCGACGACTATACCGATGCCATTGAAGTAACAGAGATCCGCCGGGTCCTGGAGGGGTATGTGGCCAAGAAGCTGGCCCATCAGGCTACCTATGAAGATGTCAGCCGCCTGCGACAACACCTGGAGGAAGTGGGCAAGGCCGTTGAAACGGGAGACATCCGCAGGTTCTACGATTTGGAGCGGGAGTTCCATCGTAAACTGGTGGAGACCACCGGGAATAAGCGACTGGTGCACATGATATCTACTGCCGTTGACCCCCTTTGCAGCCGGGCTTATCTGAATTACGTCATGCACTCCCCGGAAGCCGCCAAAGTCATGCATCGGGAGCATCTCGATATCCTTCAAGCCATCGAAGACGGTGATGGCGACCGGGCGCAGGCGATCATGCGTAAACATATTGAGAGAATGCACGCTGCCATGATGCAAATGGCTGGATACCAGCACCAATTGAACACCGAAATCTACTAG
- a CDS encoding LCP family protein — MRCFRPYLFGVINLRRLRLWVWVALFVTLILLSISLARHLQPATGSHTEWNIVAYGIDPDPGQWEGKLPFAQTKLKDVRARADAILLIKVDISQDTVRVVQVPRDSLVLTELGWQKINWPLFAGGHKYAQEMLFRLVPHRFDKTVMVSYEGLQAIIDAMGGVTIEVMEELVTPKGSVWLSKGVHNLTGKEAFQFVRHRYKDPLGDLGRMQRQKQLLDAVRQKALSLSPSAYYEVLKVGVGAVKTDLSLRDIVILGEYFLTVRPQVKFMTLPGEARPPEWHYYPNQKAILEKVIPFINGTDS, encoded by the coding sequence GTGCGCTGCTTTCGGCCCTATCTATTTGGCGTGATCAATTTGCGGCGGTTGAGGCTGTGGGTCTGGGTGGCTTTGTTTGTCACCTTGATTCTGCTTTCCATCTCCTTGGCCAGGCATTTGCAGCCTGCTACCGGAAGCCACACCGAATGGAACATTGTTGCCTATGGCATCGATCCCGATCCCGGCCAATGGGAGGGAAAACTCCCCTTTGCCCAAACAAAATTAAAGGATGTAAGGGCCAGAGCCGATGCCATTTTGTTGATCAAAGTTGACATCAGCCAAGATACCGTTCGAGTGGTTCAGGTGCCTCGGGATTCCCTGGTCCTGACAGAACTGGGTTGGCAGAAGATTAACTGGCCGTTATTTGCAGGGGGCCACAAGTATGCGCAGGAGATGTTATTTCGTTTGGTTCCCCATCGCTTTGATAAGACTGTTATGGTCTCCTATGAAGGTCTCCAGGCCATCATCGATGCCATGGGTGGGGTGACAATTGAGGTGATGGAGGAGTTGGTCACCCCCAAGGGAAGCGTCTGGTTGTCCAAGGGGGTTCACAACTTAACGGGTAAGGAGGCCTTTCAATTTGTTCGTCATCGCTATAAAGACCCCCTCGGGGATTTGGGACGGATGCAGCGCCAGAAGCAATTGCTCGATGCCGTTCGACAAAAGGCGCTATCGCTGTCGCCCAGTGCCTACTATGAAGTGCTGAAGGTGGGGGTGGGAGCGGTGAAGACCGATCTGTCGCTGCGGGACATCGTGATTTTGGGGGAGTACTTTCTCACTGTCCGGCCCCAGGTGAAGTTCATGACCCTACCGGGGGAGGCCCGGCCTCCCGAATGGCACTACTATCCCAATCAGAAGGCCATTCTCGAAAAGGTTATACCCTTCATTAATGGGACTGATTCATAG
- a CDS encoding spore germination protein — MSWRWPGFGKQAPKPPGSQRRAGKRRDSDSAQEERKPEIREFFGHYREKLTEAGPLSRRLDDNLQRVKTEFSDWSDLVVRKTTVGERQIRVAVCYVASIVDSKSIAQSILWPLGEDSRELGETAYYSPGATLTRIKGMGVSIGDLADVKDFETLAMAVLTGKCVILVDGISQAVAADVRQPPSRNVTEPSAETIIRGSRKAFTESIETNIGLIRKRLKTPDLKLKTMEVGRRSKTKIALMYLEGVVNPGLVEEVVKRINGIDIDVILESGYIEQFIEDNWLSPFPQCEATERPDMIVAAIAQGKVVLLTDGSPMVLEIPSTLNNLMHSPEDIYQRWMVASTVRFLRFVATLISLTLPSFYIALTSYHPEMLPTELALTIGAARQGVPFPSFVEAFIMELALELLREAGIRLPAPMGQTVGIVGGLVVGEAAVRAGLVSPAMVVVVATTAIASFAIPNYGASIASRLNRFWLMICTTVLGLYGFMLGLLVVLSHLSGLKTFGVSYMSPFAPLSLSALRDTIVRLPLFTLRRRASYLRPVDTTTMDKVRDDPTKRGGSEWG, encoded by the coding sequence GTGAGTTGGCGATGGCCCGGTTTTGGCAAGCAGGCTCCGAAACCACCGGGCTCCCAGAGGAGGGCCGGAAAGCGCCGGGACTCCGACTCGGCTCAGGAGGAGCGGAAGCCGGAGATCAGGGAGTTCTTTGGGCATTACCGAGAGAAGCTGACGGAAGCCGGTCCCCTATCCCGTCGTCTCGACGATAACCTACAACGGGTGAAGACTGAATTCAGTGATTGGTCGGATCTTGTCGTCCGGAAAACCACTGTTGGCGAGCGGCAGATTCGGGTGGCTGTCTGTTACGTTGCTTCCATCGTGGACTCCAAGTCAATCGCCCAGAGTATCCTGTGGCCCCTGGGGGAAGACAGCCGCGAGTTGGGGGAAACCGCCTACTATTCCCCTGGAGCCACTTTAACGCGCATCAAGGGTATGGGAGTTTCCATCGGCGATCTCGCCGACGTCAAAGATTTTGAAACTCTAGCCATGGCAGTACTTACTGGCAAGTGTGTAATCCTCGTCGATGGGATTAGCCAAGCCGTTGCCGCGGACGTTCGCCAACCTCCCAGCCGAAATGTCACCGAGCCCTCTGCGGAAACCATTATTCGGGGTTCCCGGAAGGCTTTCACCGAGAGCATAGAGACAAACATCGGCCTGATTAGAAAGCGGCTTAAAACGCCGGACCTCAAGTTGAAGACGATGGAAGTGGGGCGGCGCAGCAAGACTAAGATTGCCTTGATGTATCTAGAAGGGGTGGTTAATCCCGGTCTTGTCGAGGAGGTAGTTAAGCGGATCAACGGTATTGATATCGACGTCATCTTGGAAAGCGGGTATATCGAGCAGTTTATTGAGGACAACTGGCTGTCCCCCTTTCCCCAGTGCGAGGCCACGGAGCGTCCTGACATGATAGTGGCGGCCATTGCCCAGGGAAAGGTGGTGCTTCTGACCGATGGTAGTCCCATGGTTTTGGAGATTCCTTCTACGTTAAATAATCTCATGCACAGTCCTGAGGATATTTACCAGCGGTGGATGGTGGCCTCAACGGTCCGTTTTCTCCGGTTCGTGGCAACCCTGATCTCCTTGACGCTGCCGTCCTTTTATATCGCTCTAACCTCTTACCATCCGGAAATGCTGCCCACAGAGCTGGCCCTGACCATAGGTGCGGCGAGACAAGGGGTGCCCTTTCCTTCCTTTGTGGAGGCCTTCATCATGGAGTTAGCCCTTGAACTATTACGGGAGGCGGGAATTCGCCTTCCCGCGCCTATGGGTCAGACGGTAGGTATTGTCGGTGGTTTGGTGGTAGGAGAGGCTGCGGTTCGAGCGGGACTAGTTAGTCCGGCGATGGTGGTAGTGGTGGCCACCACTGCTATCGCCAGCTTCGCCATTCCCAACTATGGAGCCTCCATCGCCTCTCGCTTGAATCGGTTCTGGCTGATGATCTGTACGACCGTCCTCGGGTTGTACGGCTTCATGTTGGGATTACTGGTGGTTCTCAGTCATCTATCGGGGCTGAAAACCTTTGGTGTCAGCTACATGTCACCCTTTGCACCTTTGAGCCTCTCGGCTCTGCGGGATACTATCGTGCGGCTTCCCCTGTTTACCCTTCGGCGTCGGGCCAGCTATCTAAGACCAGTGGACACCACAACCATGGATAAAGTCAGGGATGATCCTACCAAGCGAGGCGGAAGTGAATGGGGTTAA
- a CDS encoding Ger(x)C family spore germination protein, producing MGLKGIRKAVGLLLVFSCLFSMSGCWDRTEIEELAFALGVAVDFPKETKSKDIEEAPVKKVNPNIDAPDIAVSPGEREGTVSLVPVEYLITVELPNLRALSSGQSGTAAGGGSKPRRLASVVAASMQRAVTALSERVYRPLFFGHQRVLIIGEEVARHGIKPIIDYFLRNLRINPRMRFMISKGEAKKVLDIEPQMDPLTSRYLFKLLQNAPNHSFGVDSNLLELTNQLMVSGDAVVSRVTAGKDDATVGGSAVIRDWKLVGWLGEVETQGFCLAKGLARQGTIGVPIPDYPSEELAYYYRNAKSKIVPIVTEEEVSFQILVDLRGGITQETGYLALSKEQLEWAERALAAEVSRRVKAGIDKLQEFKVDACEFGRAVERANYHLWETKYRSQWEEIYPHVNVEVNSVVTILSSGVL from the coding sequence ATGGGGTTAAAAGGTATAAGAAAAGCCGTTGGTCTGTTGCTGGTATTTAGCTGTTTATTTAGCATGTCCGGTTGTTGGGATCGAACGGAGATCGAGGAACTTGCCTTTGCTTTAGGGGTTGCCGTGGATTTTCCCAAGGAGACAAAATCTAAGGATATCGAAGAGGCGCCGGTGAAGAAGGTTAACCCCAATATTGATGCGCCGGATATTGCCGTCAGTCCCGGGGAAAGGGAGGGCACCGTCTCCTTGGTTCCCGTCGAATATCTGATCACCGTAGAACTTCCAAATTTGAGGGCTTTGAGCAGCGGGCAAAGTGGGACCGCTGCCGGCGGAGGCTCAAAGCCCCGCCGGTTGGCCAGTGTGGTAGCCGCTAGTATGCAGCGAGCGGTGACGGCACTGTCGGAGCGGGTGTATCGCCCCCTGTTCTTCGGTCACCAGCGGGTCCTGATTATCGGCGAGGAAGTAGCCCGTCATGGAATCAAACCGATTATCGACTACTTCCTTCGCAACCTTCGCATTAACCCCAGGATGCGTTTCATGATCAGTAAAGGTGAGGCTAAGAAAGTTTTAGACATTGAGCCACAAATGGATCCCTTGACCTCCCGGTATCTGTTCAAGTTACTGCAGAATGCTCCCAACCATTCCTTTGGGGTGGATTCTAACTTGCTGGAGCTGACCAATCAGCTGATGGTCTCCGGCGACGCGGTGGTCAGTAGGGTAACTGCCGGTAAAGATGATGCGACAGTGGGTGGATCGGCGGTAATTCGCGACTGGAAGTTAGTCGGTTGGCTCGGGGAAGTGGAAACCCAGGGTTTCTGTTTAGCCAAAGGCTTGGCTCGCCAGGGTACCATCGGTGTTCCCATTCCCGACTATCCCAGCGAGGAGTTGGCCTACTACTATCGCAACGCCAAGTCCAAGATTGTGCCCATCGTGACCGAGGAGGAGGTCTCCTTCCAGATCCTTGTCGATTTGCGGGGCGGGATTACCCAGGAGACCGGTTATTTGGCTTTGAGCAAGGAACAGTTGGAATGGGCGGAAAGGGCCTTGGCGGCAGAGGTTTCCCGTCGCGTTAAGGCCGGGATTGATAAACTTCAGGAGTTTAAGGTCGATGCCTGTGAGTTCGGGCGGGCGGTGGAGCGGGCCAACTACCACCTATGGGAGACGAAGTATCGATCCCAGTGGGAAGAGATTTACCCCCACGTCAACGTGGAGGTGAATTCCGTCGTAACTATCCTATCCAGTGGAGTATTGTAG
- a CDS encoding endospore germination permease: MVEDNDRIGGLGLAFLLAAGLVEAGTLKLPSQLAASVGRDSWLVPPVLVVACFISLAFFYWLGRRFPEESVFEYSPRLIGRIPAQLLALVLNLYWLLLVGRMLRDFSDTMRLSLVEFTPAEIVCATLLLAAAYLARMGLEPLTRGAFVIVLFTTPLIVLMSLVILVNANFGNLWPILTKGIWPVLKEGFLTSGSAEQLSALFVLVPFLTHPRKTLPAGSLALGTMLVADWLVVTGTQTVFSIPHLAELRIPILPAIQSVELPVMFLERLSSVFIAAWIARAFITIAFTLWLAATGLKLWTGSDTHQVYVFPLLPVIFVIAFLPLTMEAQAVFADFLTIVGFYLQMLLPPLLLLVAAVRGQGKAQGG; encoded by the coding sequence ATGGTAGAAGACAACGATCGTATTGGTGGCTTGGGGTTAGCCTTCCTCTTGGCAGCCGGGCTTGTTGAGGCTGGTACCTTAAAACTTCCCAGTCAGTTGGCCGCGTCGGTGGGAAGAGATAGTTGGCTGGTACCTCCGGTACTTGTGGTGGCCTGCTTCATTTCCCTCGCCTTCTTTTATTGGTTGGGCCGAAGGTTTCCTGAGGAGTCGGTGTTTGAATACAGTCCTCGCCTGATTGGCCGGATTCCTGCCCAATTACTAGCCCTGGTACTGAACCTCTACTGGCTCCTTCTGGTAGGAAGAATGCTCCGGGATTTCTCCGATACGATGCGGCTATCCCTGGTGGAATTTACTCCCGCAGAGATTGTCTGTGCTACCCTTTTGTTGGCGGCGGCATATTTAGCCCGCATGGGGCTCGAGCCCTTGACCCGAGGCGCCTTTGTGATCGTGCTTTTCACTACTCCCCTCATTGTGCTAATGTCCTTGGTGATTTTGGTCAATGCCAATTTCGGCAACCTGTGGCCCATCTTGACCAAAGGAATTTGGCCGGTGCTCAAGGAGGGCTTCTTGACTTCAGGAAGCGCAGAACAACTCAGTGCCCTATTTGTCCTCGTCCCCTTTCTTACTCATCCCCGGAAAACTTTACCAGCGGGAAGTCTAGCCCTAGGAACCATGCTGGTCGCTGATTGGCTGGTGGTGACTGGCACACAGACGGTGTTCAGCATACCTCACCTGGCCGAATTGCGAATTCCTATCCTGCCGGCCATTCAGTCGGTGGAGCTTCCGGTGATGTTTCTAGAAAGGCTGAGCTCCGTTTTCATCGCCGCTTGGATTGCTCGGGCCTTTATCACCATTGCCTTCACCCTGTGGTTAGCGGCAACGGGTCTAAAGCTGTGGACCGGCAGTGACACTCACCAAGTATATGTTTTTCCCCTGCTCCCGGTGATTTTCGTCATCGCCTTCTTACCGCTGACAATGGAAGCCCAGGCTGTGTTTGCGGACTTTCTCACCATCGTCGGGTTCTATCTGCAGATGCTGCTGCCCCCTCTGCTGTTACTGGTGGCAGCGGTGCGGGGACAGGGTAAGGCTCAGGGAGGGTGA
- a CDS encoding GerAB/ArcD/ProY family transporter, with amino-acid sequence MLADRDRIGGLGLAFLLAAGMIEVGVLKLPRVLAAKFGRDLWLLPPLLLVTSLISLAVFCWLGRRFPRETVFEYAPRLVGKIGGHILSLTLVLFWILCAARMVREFSDSILMSLVLLTPREVVLIAMLLATAYLARMGLEPLCRAAIIIVLLTIPIEVFLTVLTLVEADFSRLWPVLTQGVGKVLKGGRTGAGASGAVVCLLCAFSLSHQSR; translated from the coding sequence GTGCTTGCAGACCGGGATCGAATCGGGGGGCTGGGCCTAGCCTTTCTCTTGGCAGCGGGGATGATTGAGGTAGGCGTCCTCAAATTGCCTCGGGTTCTGGCTGCCAAATTCGGTAGGGATTTGTGGCTGCTCCCACCGCTATTGCTGGTTACTTCTCTGATCTCCCTGGCGGTTTTCTGCTGGTTAGGAAGGAGATTTCCCCGAGAAACGGTATTTGAGTATGCTCCGCGCCTGGTGGGGAAGATCGGTGGACACATCCTTTCCTTAACTTTGGTTTTATTTTGGATTCTATGCGCGGCGAGAATGGTGCGGGAGTTTTCCGATTCCATACTGATGTCTTTAGTCCTCCTGACGCCCCGGGAAGTGGTCCTGATTGCAATGCTTCTGGCGACGGCTTACCTAGCGCGGATGGGTCTTGAGCCCCTTTGTCGAGCGGCGATTATTATCGTGCTTCTTACTATACCTATCGAAGTCTTCTTAACCGTGCTCACCTTAGTTGAGGCGGATTTCAGCCGACTCTGGCCGGTTCTCACCCAAGGGGTGGGGAAGGTGCTCAAGGGGGGGCGTACTGGCGCTGGGGCAAGTGGAGCAGTTGTCTGCCTTCTTTGTGCTTTTTCCCTTTCTCACCAGTCCCGATAA
- a CDS encoding GerAB/ArcD/ProY family transporter encodes MEQLSAFFVLFPFLTSPDKSWRAGSLALVSVIGFLWMTSVSAQLIFDIPLLVSLRIPALMAIQSVELPLLFLERLSSVYMATWIAQAFVTIALTLWLAAAGLSYWTKTQGHQVYVFPLLPLVYLLATIPTTFEDGDQLAEWLSIAGAYLQIVLPAVLLLIAILRKEGESAGSK; translated from the coding sequence GTGGAGCAGTTGTCTGCCTTCTTTGTGCTTTTTCCCTTTCTCACCAGTCCCGATAAATCCTGGCGGGCAGGCAGTCTTGCCCTGGTCAGCGTGATCGGCTTCCTGTGGATGACTTCGGTTTCAGCCCAGCTGATCTTCGATATCCCTCTTCTAGTGAGCCTGAGAATTCCAGCATTGATGGCGATTCAGTCGGTGGAATTGCCCTTGCTGTTCCTAGAGAGACTAAGTTCTGTCTATATGGCTACTTGGATTGCCCAGGCCTTTGTTACCATTGCCCTTACCCTGTGGCTGGCCGCGGCTGGCCTTAGCTACTGGACCAAGACACAAGGTCATCAGGTCTATGTCTTTCCTCTGCTGCCGCTGGTGTACCTGCTGGCTACGATACCAACAACCTTTGAGGACGGGGATCAACTGGCCGAGTGGCTGAGCATCGCTGGGGCCTATCTGCAGATAGTGCTCCCGGCGGTGTTACTGCTCATCGCCATTCTTCGCAAAGAGGGAGAATCTGCCGGCTCCAAGTAA